The DNA sequence GACGTTGGTCTTGCCGATGACGATCGCGCCTGCGGCCTTGAGCCTCTGCACAATCAGCCCATCACTGTCGGGGACAAAGTCTTTGTAGATGCGAGAGCCAAACGTGGTTCGAATGCCCGCAGTCGGCGCCAGATCCTTTACGGCGTGCGGCAAACCGTGGAGCGGCCCCAGCCTATGGCCTTTCGCCAATCGCTCGTCGGCTTCCTTGGCAGAACGAAGCGCCGCTTCCTCACCCACCAAAGTACAAATGGCGTTCACCTTCGGATTGACCCGCTTGATCTGCGAAAGGAAGGCGGCCATTACTTCTGTCGCAGACAACTCGCGCTTTCGAATCATCGCGGCCAGCTCGACGGCGTCCTTGAAACATATCTCACTGCCCGTGCTGATCTGCAATTCGTCAGGGAGTTTATTCGCGGGAGACGGGGAGGGTGCGTTGTTTGTTTCAGACACGCTGTAATTCGAATGTCTTCTCTGCGTGACCTTTGCGTCCTCGGCGTCTCTGCGGTTAACCTAACGCCGAATCACGCACCGCAGAGTCGCCGAGCACGCAGAGATGGCGCGGAGAAATTGAAGTTAGGACACTACCCGGCGCCTAACAGGGTGTCAGTCCTGTGTGAGCCAACCGCAACGCACCGAACTTCATTCGGGTGACGAACGCCGCTTCTGAACCCGTTCCAGAAAGTCTAGCTGGTCCTTGAGCAGATGGTTGCGTAGCTGGACGTCATCGCCGAAGTCCAGATAGGGCTCCGTGTCTTCGCTGTAAGGCGCCCACCTGGGCAGACCCTTGCCGTTGGGATCGCCGGTCGTGGCGAAGTTCACCCAATAGTTCGACATCACGTCAGCCAATTTGAAATCGATATCTTGAAGCGCTGCGTTCTGCCGGTTGAGATTGTTGAAGACGTAGGCGATCTCTGACGCGTGATATGCGCCAAGATACTTGCTATTCGGATTCGGCGGAACGTGAGTGAAGAAATAGAGATATGCTTTCGAGCGCCCGGTCGAAGTCATGCGCGCCCAGGTGCGCATCGGCAATGTAAAGGCGGTGTCGCGCATGCTGCTCAGATATGCGCCGGCGATATCCTCCTCGCTCTTTGCCGGGTAAAGCGCGTCGAACTCCTTGATCATATCGCGATACTGCGGGTCCACTCGCTTGCGGTAGTCTTCGATTGTCTTTGGCACCGAGGCGGGCACGGTTAGAGTCGTCATCTCGTTCGCATTTGAACCCACGATTACCGGCACGTCGTTCTGCTTGCCTTTCGCAAAGATGTTGCGAATCTCATCAGGCAACACCCAGCCGTCCACGTTAGGCTGAGTTCGGAACTTTTTTCCTTCCGGGTCATTGTTGAAGACCTCGATGATCTTCTCAGCCGGCAACGCGCGCAATGCCTTGATGGAATCGGCTCCGGCCGCTTTGGCGAAGGCGGCGCCGACCTTTTCCGCTGAGG is a window from the Acidobacteriota bacterium genome containing:
- a CDS encoding carboxylesterase/lipase family protein; the encoded protein is MLRNLTTLAFAFALAVSGLASVPNDTIKVDGGLVSGTAADGVRSFKGIPFAAPPVGELRWKAPRPVVTWTGVRQCDAFGPQCPQASYPSTSMYYSPPQKQSEDCLYLNVWTAAKPSDKRPVMVWIHGGALTRGSGANRVYDGTALAKKGVVLVTINYRVGPLGYLAHPELTAESPQHSSGNYGVLDQIAALKWVQKNIAAFGGDPNRVTIFGESAGSWSVNVLVASPLARGLFHRAIGESGGSFGPGTYLKEDRNALPSAEKVGAAFAKAAGADSIKALRALPAEKIIEVFNNDPEGKKFRTQPNVDGWVLPDEIRNIFAKGKQNDVPVIVGSNANEMTTLTVPASVPKTIEDYRKRVDPQYRDMIKEFDALYPAKSEEDIAGAYLSSMRDTAFTLPMRTWARMTSTGRSKAYLYFFTHVPPNPNSKYLGAYHASEIAYVFNNLNRQNAALQDIDFKLADVMSNYWVNFATTGDPNGKGLPRWAPYSEDTEPYLDFGDDVQLRNHLLKDQLDFLERVQKRRSSPE